GTCGAGAATACGGAAAATATCATCACAACCTCTGCCGGTCATAACAAGATAACAGCCTAACCCTTGTGGGTTGTCCTCTGTCTTTCTTGCGTCCCCCGATACATAAATATC
The Anaerotignum faecicola genome window above contains:
- a CDS encoding replication initiation factor domain-containing protein: MHILDLPTDIFNVYPAMIKFKTYQARWQIGDIYVSGDARKTEDNPQGLGCYLVMTGRGCDDIFRILD